CCAGCTGGTGGCCGAGCTTGACGCCCGGCCCTGGACCGAATGGGCCGACATATTCTCCTCCGGCAACGACACCATCCCCCTGGCCGGTCAGACCTGCGGGCCAGCTCTTCTGGACTCCCTGAAGGCCAACCTGGCCCGATTGGAACCCGCTCCCGACCTCATCCTTTTCCCCGGAGACATCCTGGCCCACAATTTCAA
This genomic window from Deltaproteobacteria bacterium contains:
- a CDS encoding phosphoesterase, coding for MSTSVARIIAGLFLGLFLAACQGGSGSDGQSTALLVTDVHFDPFRQPQLVAELDARPWTEWADIFSSGNDTIPLAGQTCGPALLDSLKANLARLEPAPDLILFPGDILAHNF